The following are from one region of the Treponema denticola genome:
- a CDS encoding RNA polymerase sigma factor, whose protein sequence is MFKGKGILRATSDEDFRAIYEALMPVIYKVAYNIVREGDVAEDICHDSLIKMTEKKMDFPSMDDAKYWLIRVTRNASLNHVKRCGRERKAYAKALKEDTRKVDTGEEIVLKQESINSVQAALEKLPKNLRAVLQLKEYGSLNYKEIGSILGISEGNVKVRVFRAREQLTKYIGESDVYMP, encoded by the coding sequence ATGTTTAAAGGGAAAGGTATTTTGAGGGCAACATCAGATGAAGACTTTAGAGCAATCTACGAGGCCCTTATGCCTGTTATTTATAAAGTAGCCTACAATATAGTCAGAGAAGGGGACGTAGCTGAAGATATCTGTCATGATTCTTTAATAAAAATGACAGAGAAAAAAATGGACTTTCCGTCAATGGATGATGCTAAATACTGGCTCATTAGGGTTACGAGGAATGCATCTCTTAATCATGTAAAAAGGTGCGGCCGTGAGCGAAAGGCTTATGCTAAAGCGCTAAAGGAAGACACGCGCAAAGTCGATACTGGTGAAGAGATTGTATTGAAGCAAGAGTCTATAAATTCGGTTCAAGCCGCTCTTGAAAAATTGCCTAAAAATTTGAGGGCTGTTTTACAGCTTAAAGAATACGGCAGTTTGAATTACAAAGAGATAGGGAGCATTCTTGGAATAAGCGAAGGTAATGTGAAGGTTCGAGTTTTTAGAGCTCGAGAGCAATTAACAAAGTATATAGGAGAAAGCGATGTCTACATGCCCTGA
- a CDS encoding transglutaminase domain-containing protein, with product MGNRFTYLFRKYFIFRFFIFLILFCGLGSLIFYLTSLTAKYPLITEINPPIAQAGDEIVITGEYFGNEVDSSWIEIGDAVIQAENCTAWTDKKIVFKYPEYQNGGIVYVVVQNKKSLPSFMASVASMPVIKDKAHSGGIPSIIALDKDFAEVGSIIKISGENFGETRGSSQVLFVSDFNSSMIEQVEKKEEIEAARCSDYDYDFVFWSNQELHVRVPDGADSGMLLVVTSSGASNSVPFRVKNKIGTKTYSNKKNFAIAAEVDISNVEAVEKNSLFIKVPLPIQSYSQRDVKVLSINPTPFVADYQGAAIHQYENINSSTKIHIRQEYGVNTYEVNTRINPVNVRVNSRQNKAIYDNYAIATELIPANDSLIQKTAAEIVQNERNPYNKARRIYNYLLKNVEIIPASILNSGASPVNALKEKKADTYDIAILFAALARAAGIPAQPVAGIIADVSQTSYLHWWAEFYLEGFGWIPVDLGLAKSIPFDMGVPQSESWYFGNLDAFRIAFSRGENIQSPMASNSTMVSKERSYAFYNGWEEFSGLTKYNSVWRIPNVIAIY from the coding sequence ATGGGCAATAGATTTACTTATTTATTTAGAAAATATTTTATTTTTAGGTTTTTTATATTCCTTATTCTTTTCTGCGGCCTTGGCTCTCTTATTTTTTATTTAACATCTTTGACTGCTAAATATCCTTTGATAACCGAAATTAATCCCCCGATTGCGCAAGCCGGTGATGAAATTGTAATAACCGGAGAATATTTTGGAAACGAAGTAGATTCCTCATGGATTGAAATCGGAGATGCTGTCATTCAAGCGGAAAATTGTACTGCCTGGACCGATAAAAAAATTGTTTTTAAGTATCCTGAATATCAAAACGGCGGCATAGTATATGTTGTTGTACAAAATAAAAAATCTTTGCCTTCATTTATGGCTTCAGTTGCATCAATGCCTGTAATAAAAGATAAGGCTCATTCGGGCGGAATTCCTTCAATAATTGCTTTAGACAAGGATTTTGCCGAAGTAGGAAGCATTATAAAAATTTCAGGTGAAAATTTTGGGGAGACAAGGGGCAGCTCTCAAGTTTTGTTTGTATCCGATTTTAATTCTTCAATGATTGAACAAGTTGAAAAAAAAGAAGAGATAGAGGCTGCCCGTTGTTCGGACTATGATTACGATTTTGTGTTTTGGTCAAATCAGGAGCTTCACGTAAGGGTTCCGGATGGAGCGGATTCCGGAATGCTTTTGGTTGTAACGTCTTCCGGAGCCAGCAACTCTGTTCCTTTTAGAGTAAAAAACAAGATAGGTACAAAGACTTATTCAAACAAAAAGAATTTTGCAATTGCTGCCGAGGTTGATATTTCAAATGTAGAGGCCGTAGAAAAAAATTCTCTTTTTATAAAGGTTCCGCTTCCTATTCAGTCCTATTCACAGAGAGATGTTAAGGTTTTATCTATCAATCCTACTCCTTTTGTAGCCGATTATCAGGGAGCTGCCATTCATCAGTATGAAAATATAAATTCTTCTACAAAAATTCACATAAGACAAGAGTATGGCGTAAATACCTATGAGGTTAACACAAGGATTAATCCAGTTAATGTAAGAGTGAATTCCCGTCAAAACAAGGCTATCTATGATAATTATGCTATTGCTACCGAGTTAATTCCGGCGAATGATTCTCTTATTCAAAAAACGGCAGCCGAAATTGTTCAAAATGAAAGAAACCCTTACAATAAGGCAAGACGCATATATAATTATTTATTAAAAAATGTCGAAATAATTCCGGCTTCAATATTGAATTCCGGGGCTTCGCCTGTAAATGCATTAAAAGAAAAAAAGGCCGATACTTACGATATAGCTATTTTATTTGCAGCTCTTGCAAGGGCTGCCGGTATCCCTGCTCAACCTGTTGCCGGAATCATTGCAGATGTTTCTCAAACAAGTTATCTTCACTGGTGGGCAGAGTTTTATCTGGAAGGCTTCGGCTGGATACCTGTAGACCTCGGTTTGGCAAAGTCAATTCCCTTCGATATGGGCGTTCCCCAAAGTGAAAGCTGGTACTTCGGTAATTTGGATGCTTTTAGAATTGCGTTTTCCCGAGGTGAGAA
- a CDS encoding zf-HC2 domain-containing protein, translating to MSTCPDKDLYSAYVDGELQSPWKEKIEVHLASCEKCRGVVDSYRKISLKLSENSFPELDLDGSFLKLYAKRQDCLKKMEFNKSKPTSWFYKSNKIPIPALAAAALFLFVLTPIIVLSTRESLEPSGAVAATEFKSIDSIINGLKPVNKFKLNVSNVLGVNEDVSVFEGKKKEINLSQYVNLYLPPSNNVEFDILKQEIKPQVLFLNTQNAITRTSVNNGQ from the coding sequence ATGTCTACATGCCCTGATAAAGATTTATATTCGGCCTATGTTGATGGAGAATTACAGTCCCCGTGGAAAGAAAAAATTGAAGTTCACTTGGCTTCTTGTGAAAAATGCAGGGGTGTGGTTGACTCATACAGAAAAATCAGTTTAAAACTATCTGAAAATTCTTTTCCTGAATTGGACCTTGACGGTTCTTTCCTTAAGCTCTATGCCAAAAGGCAGGATTGCCTAAAAAAAATGGAATTCAACAAGAGCAAGCCTACAAGCTGGTTCTATAAATCGAATAAAATCCCTATTCCGGCCTTAGCGGCTGCTGCCTTGTTTCTTTTTGTGTTGACACCTATTATTGTGTTGAGTACAAGAGAAAGCTTAGAACCATCCGGAGCTGTTGCAGCTACCGAATTTAAATCTATTGATTCTATAATCAATGGTTTAAAACCCGTAAATAAATTCAAGCTAAATGTTTCAAATGTTTTGGGCGTAAATGAAGATGTATCGGTTTTTGAAGGCAAAAAGAAGGAAATAAATTTAAGCCAATATGTAAATTTATACTTGCCTCCCTCAAATAACGTAGAATTTGATATATTAAAGCAAGAAATAAAGCCTCAAGTTTTATTTCTTAACACTCAAAATGCAATAACCCGAACCTCTGTAAACAATGGGCAATAG